In the genome of Sphingomonas naphthae, one region contains:
- a CDS encoding aromatic ring-hydroxylating oxygenase subunit alpha, which translates to MAEADPAALRPLPFRVTDPERIPTPRYHDETFYELEKERLWPHVWQMACRLELIPEIGDYVEYSNLGRSVIVVRTRDGVKAFHNACRHRGVALAKGSGNCKGKGFICPFHGWRWNMEGKNTFVYGRHMFSEGQLDEADLALKPCRVETFIGCAFINFDDDAVPLREAVGPLADGLDAYQADTMRAEWWYSTVVPANWKVAMEAFMEGYHVMRTHPQLQQAVPMLYNSMYGQDTGGIGQPINPNLSIRDNIAAQVRHIELLSEGMAGMCHEKDVAVARTMIDVDLPDDPMQAIMAWFGMLNHQVTEAGRARGEPVADLNHIAVNSPVKAVEFLFPHYFLLPFLSSMAAYRIRPLGPESCQFEIWSLTNFPEGQAPPVVMEPVVLPYDSKEFPPIPQQDYENIPLQQVGLRAAGFDFMRLSHRIEGLISNYNRLLDGYLGGVDMKTLGASMALLSGNFDGPIKPMPWES; encoded by the coding sequence ATGGCCGAAGCCGACCCCGCCGCCCTGCGGCCCCTGCCGTTCCGGGTGACCGATCCCGAGCGCATTCCCACGCCGCGCTATCATGACGAGACCTTCTACGAGCTGGAGAAGGAGCGGCTGTGGCCGCACGTCTGGCAGATGGCCTGCCGGCTGGAGTTGATCCCCGAGATCGGCGATTATGTCGAATATTCCAACCTTGGCCGATCGGTCATCGTGGTCCGCACCAGGGACGGGGTGAAGGCCTTTCACAACGCCTGCCGTCATCGCGGCGTCGCGCTCGCCAAGGGCAGCGGCAATTGCAAGGGCAAGGGCTTCATCTGCCCCTTTCACGGCTGGCGCTGGAACATGGAGGGCAAGAACACCTTCGTCTACGGCCGCCACATGTTCAGCGAAGGGCAGCTGGACGAGGCCGATCTCGCGCTGAAGCCCTGCCGGGTCGAAACCTTCATCGGCTGCGCCTTCATCAATTTCGACGACGATGCCGTGCCGCTGCGCGAGGCCGTCGGGCCGCTCGCCGACGGGCTGGACGCCTATCAGGCTGATACGATGCGCGCCGAATGGTGGTACAGCACGGTGGTGCCGGCCAATTGGAAGGTCGCGATGGAAGCCTTCATGGAAGGCTATCATGTCATGCGCACCCACCCGCAGCTCCAGCAGGCGGTGCCGATGCTGTACAACAGCATGTATGGGCAGGACACTGGCGGCATCGGCCAGCCGATCAACCCGAACCTGAGCATCCGCGACAATATCGCCGCGCAGGTTCGCCATATCGAATTGCTGAGCGAGGGCATGGCCGGCATGTGCCATGAAAAGGATGTCGCGGTCGCCCGCACCATGATCGACGTCGATCTGCCGGACGATCCGATGCAGGCGATCATGGCGTGGTTCGGCATGCTCAACCATCAGGTCACCGAAGCCGGCCGCGCGCGGGGCGAGCCGGTCGCCGATCTCAACCATATCGCGGTCAATTCGCCGGTGAAGGCGGTGGAATTTCTCTTCCCGCACTATTTCCTGCTGCCGTTCCTCTCAAGCATGGCAGCCTATCGCATCCGCCCGCTGGGGCCGGAAAGCTGCCAGTTCGAAATCTGGTCGCTCACCAATTTCCCGGAGGGGCAGGCGCCACCGGTGGTGATGGAGCCGGTCGTGCTGCCCTATGACAGCAAGGAATTTCCGCCGATCCCGCAGCAGGATTATGAGAATATCCCGCTCCAGCAGGTCGGCCTGCGCGCCGCCGGCTTCGATTTCATGCGCCTGTCGCACAGGATCGAAGGGCTCATCAGCAATTACAACCGCCTGCTCGACGGCTATCTGGGCGGGGTCGACATGAAGACGCTGGGGGCCAGCATGGCCTTGCTGAGCGGCAATTTCGACGGGCCGATCAAGCCGATGCCGTGGGAGAGCTGA
- a CDS encoding crotonase/enoyl-CoA hydratase family protein — MTDILLQERDGAVLTLTLNMPERRNPITDPPMIDALCDALQAADADIGVRAVILTGAGGAFSSGGDVKKMVPGGGLRDALPAQTRRNYKAGIQRLPILFQALEVPVIAAIDGPAIGAGCDLACMCDIRIAADTAKFAESFVKLGIIPGDGGAWLLQRIVGISKATEMTLTGAMIDAAEALECRLVSKVVPVADLMPAAHAMAQRIAANPPHAVRMAKRLLRQAQDASLSAVLEMSAAMQALGHATADHGEAVAAFTERRAPTFRGD, encoded by the coding sequence ATGACCGACATTCTGCTGCAGGAGCGCGACGGCGCCGTCCTCACGCTCACGCTCAACATGCCCGAGCGGCGCAATCCCATCACCGATCCGCCGATGATCGACGCGCTGTGCGATGCGCTGCAGGCGGCCGACGCGGATATCGGCGTGCGCGCGGTGATCCTTACCGGCGCGGGCGGGGCCTTCTCCTCGGGTGGCGACGTCAAGAAGATGGTGCCCGGCGGCGGGCTGCGCGATGCGCTGCCGGCGCAGACGCGGCGCAATTACAAGGCGGGCATCCAGCGCCTGCCGATCCTATTCCAGGCGCTCGAGGTGCCGGTGATCGCCGCGATCGACGGGCCGGCGATCGGCGCGGGCTGCGATCTCGCCTGCATGTGCGACATCCGCATCGCCGCCGATACCGCGAAGTTCGCCGAGAGCTTCGTCAAGCTCGGCATCATCCCCGGCGACGGCGGGGCGTGGCTGCTCCAGCGCATCGTCGGCATCTCCAAGGCGACCGAGATGACCCTGACCGGCGCGATGATCGATGCCGCCGAGGCGCTGGAGTGCCGTCTCGTGTCGAAGGTGGTGCCCGTCGCCGATCTGATGCCCGCCGCCCACGCTATGGCGCAGCGGATCGCCGCCAACCCGCCCCACGCCGTCCGCATGGCCAAACGGCTGTTGCGGCAGGCGCAGGACGCCAGCCTGTCCGCCGTCCTCGAAATGTCGGCGGCGATGCAGGCGCTGGGCCACGCCACGGCGGATCATGGCGAGGCGGTCGCGGCCTTCACCGAACGGCGCGCGCCCACCTTCCGGGGCGACTAG
- a CDS encoding carboxymuconolactone decarboxylase family protein, protein MADQDAARIEAREARIMGHPPRIAPMTPDEFTDEARESVRALRRAVGLADDATAPVPEYVATTLRHPALYTAHTTLALHLMRGALADRDRELAILRTGWLCQAPFEFGEHVKIGRRTANLTPVEVEWVTIGSAAPGWGDHDRAIIRAVEELHADAMISDETWAVLARRLDDRQLLELPILVGQYMGVAFQQNSLRVRMMPGNVGLMAR, encoded by the coding sequence ATGGCGGATCAGGACGCGGCGCGGATCGAGGCGCGCGAGGCGCGCATCATGGGCCATCCGCCGCGCATCGCGCCGATGACGCCGGACGAATTCACCGACGAGGCGCGCGAGTCGGTCCGGGCGTTGCGCCGCGCGGTCGGCCTGGCCGACGACGCCACCGCCCCCGTTCCCGAATATGTCGCGACGACATTGCGTCATCCGGCTCTCTACACGGCGCACACGACCCTCGCGCTGCATCTGATGCGGGGCGCGCTGGCGGACCGTGATCGCGAACTGGCCATCCTCCGCACCGGCTGGCTGTGCCAGGCCCCGTTCGAATTCGGCGAGCATGTGAAGATCGGCCGCCGTACCGCCAACCTGACGCCCGTCGAGGTCGAATGGGTGACGATCGGATCCGCCGCGCCCGGCTGGGGCGATCATGACCGCGCCATCATCCGCGCGGTCGAGGAACTGCATGCCGACGCGATGATTTCGGATGAGACGTGGGCCGTTCTGGCGCGTCGGCTCGACGACAGGCAGTTGCTGGAGCTACCGATCCTCGTCGGCCAATATATGGGGGTCGCCTTCCAGCAGAATTCGCTGCGGGTGCGGATGATGCCCGGCAACGTCGGCCTGATGGCCCGCTGA
- a CDS encoding lipopolysaccharide biosynthesis protein has protein sequence MSIARRMLSGNLAGLASIGINLGGQIALVPIFLQHWSAAQYGVWLGLVTALAMIQIADNAHLDYLGFECMKLPSGDRAQRSQILWDTLPALGLSAIAELILLASLLLSPLTAALFSLSAGSADLPVLQLALGGLALLWYVVQFPVQLGGRVLASIGHYPKTAWWYVVNQSAQAFAPAIAVIFGGGLAEAALAYAGGVLLVQIVCGAHYARVARAEGLELRRPNAGAGIARLGGGMMLGFGSLLENMQLAGFRLILLPFLGPVRLVQFSTMRTVANVVQQGLIVLVNPSIPELMRFVGDRDATRARMVMTGMIYVAVLAMCPGFVLLQAVVRPLFRVWTLGKVAFDPLAFVALSASVLFMGLAQSSRAIARGNNLVGTQTGASFLSGVILLGLTFLTAPRIGLFGVAISVATAEAVRSGLFVLAARRWACRNDFVFPLRPLLLATGCVGITIAVMVAIALLPRLGLLLAGLYVPLWGAMNVAFWGTIDEAEREGLRRMAGKLTRRFGRGGRPVIE, from the coding sequence ATGTCGATCGCGCGCCGGATGCTGTCCGGCAATCTGGCCGGGCTGGCCTCGATCGGCATCAATCTGGGTGGGCAGATCGCGCTCGTGCCGATCTTCCTCCAGCATTGGAGCGCCGCGCAATATGGCGTGTGGCTGGGGCTGGTGACGGCGCTGGCGATGATCCAGATCGCCGACAACGCCCATCTCGACTATCTCGGCTTCGAATGCATGAAGCTGCCTTCGGGCGATCGGGCGCAGCGCAGCCAGATCCTGTGGGACACCTTGCCCGCGCTCGGCCTATCGGCCATCGCCGAGCTGATCCTGCTGGCGTCGCTGCTGCTGTCGCCGTTGACGGCAGCCCTGTTCAGCCTGTCGGCGGGCTCCGCCGACCTGCCGGTGCTGCAACTCGCCCTCGGGGGGCTCGCGCTCCTCTGGTATGTCGTGCAGTTCCCGGTGCAATTGGGCGGCCGCGTCCTGGCGTCGATCGGCCATTATCCCAAGACGGCCTGGTGGTATGTCGTCAACCAGTCGGCGCAGGCTTTTGCGCCCGCCATCGCCGTGATCTTCGGCGGCGGGCTGGCCGAGGCGGCGCTCGCTTATGCCGGCGGGGTGCTGCTGGTGCAGATCGTCTGCGGCGCCCATTATGCGCGGGTAGCGCGGGCCGAGGGGCTGGAATTGCGCCGACCGAACGCGGGGGCGGGCATCGCGCGGCTCGGCGGCGGCATGATGCTGGGCTTCGGATCGCTGCTGGAAAATATGCAGCTCGCCGGCTTCCGCCTGATCCTGCTACCCTTCCTCGGCCCGGTGCGGCTGGTGCAATTCTCGACGATGCGCACCGTTGCCAATGTCGTGCAGCAGGGGCTGATCGTGCTGGTCAATCCCTCGATCCCCGAACTGATGCGCTTCGTCGGCGATCGCGATGCGACGCGCGCGCGGATGGTGATGACGGGCATGATCTACGTCGCGGTGCTGGCGATGTGCCCCGGTTTCGTATTGCTGCAGGCGGTGGTGCGGCCGCTGTTCCGCGTCTGGACCCTGGGCAAGGTGGCGTTCGATCCGCTCGCCTTCGTCGCCCTGTCGGCGAGCGTGTTGTTCATGGGGCTGGCGCAATCGAGCCGGGCGATCGCGCGTGGCAACAATCTGGTCGGCACGCAGACCGGCGCGTCCTTCCTGTCAGGCGTGATCCTGCTCGGCCTGACCTTTCTGACGGCGCCGCGCATCGGGCTGTTCGGCGTCGCGATCAGCGTGGCGACGGCGGAAGCGGTGCGATCGGGCCTGTTTGTACTGGCCGCCCGGCGCTGGGCCTGCCGCAACGATTTCGTCTTTCCGTTGCGACCGCTGCTGCTCGCGACTGGATGCGTCGGCATAACGATCGCGGTGATGGTGGCGATCGCGCTGCTGCCACGCCTCGGACTGCTGCTGGCCGGACTTTATGTTCCCTTATGGGGGGCGATGAACGTCGCCTTCTGGGGCACGATCGACGAAGCGGAGCGCGAGGGGTTGCGGCGCATGGCGGGCAAGCTGACGCGCCGCTTTGGGCGGGGCGGGCGGCCCGTCATCGAATAG
- a CDS encoding amino acid permease codes for MASWNRRKPFGVAAPAESDLPRTLSWPHLLALGVGAIVGTGILTLIGVGADRAGPAVLLSFAIAGAICACAALAYAELSTMMPAAGSAYAYSYAVLGELVAWVVGWSLILEYSLVVSTVAVGWSGYAAPLLTGIGFPVALTQGPELGGLINLPAIFIIAVVAGLLCFGTRESARLNTILVLIKIATLALFVGVALPTFDAANLHPFMPFGFAKETGPDGVARGVMAAAAIIFFAFYGFDAISTAAEEAKRPERDLAIGIIGSLLICTLIYVLVAAAAIGALPFTRFADSPEPLALILREMGQGGVARIVAIAAVIALPTVLLGFLFGQSRIFLVMARDGFLPAGLAQVSKRGTPARIVIFTAIVVAVIAGVLPIDEIAALANAGTLIAFAAVGLCLIVMRRRAPELPRPFRAPLGVLVGIGAIAGCAYLFLSLPTKTLLWCLAWNAIGLIVYLAYGRHRSLLARRA; via the coding sequence ATGGCGAGCTGGAACCGGCGCAAGCCCTTCGGGGTCGCGGCGCCCGCCGAATCCGATCTGCCGCGCACCCTCTCCTGGCCGCACCTGCTGGCGCTCGGCGTCGGCGCGATCGTCGGGACCGGCATCCTCACCCTGATCGGGGTCGGCGCGGATCGGGCGGGGCCGGCGGTGCTGCTGTCGTTCGCCATCGCCGGCGCCATCTGCGCCTGCGCCGCGCTCGCCTATGCCGAGCTGTCGACGATGATGCCGGCGGCGGGCAGCGCCTATGCCTATAGCTATGCCGTGCTGGGCGAGCTGGTGGCGTGGGTCGTCGGCTGGAGCCTGATCCTCGAATATTCGCTGGTCGTCTCGACGGTGGCGGTCGGCTGGTCGGGCTATGCCGCGCCGCTGCTGACGGGCATAGGCTTCCCCGTGGCGCTGACGCAGGGGCCGGAACTGGGCGGGCTCATCAACCTGCCCGCGATCTTCATCATCGCCGTGGTGGCGGGGCTGCTGTGCTTCGGCACGCGGGAAAGCGCGCGGCTCAACACCATCCTCGTCCTCATCAAGATCGCCACGCTCGCTTTGTTCGTCGGCGTGGCATTGCCCACGTTCGACGCGGCAAACCTCCACCCCTTCATGCCCTTCGGCTTCGCCAAAGAGACCGGGCCGGACGGCGTGGCGCGTGGGGTGATGGCGGCGGCCGCGATCATCTTCTTCGCCTTCTACGGCTTCGACGCCATCTCCACCGCCGCCGAGGAGGCCAAACGGCCCGAGCGCGATCTGGCGATCGGCATCATCGGTTCGCTGCTCATCTGCACGCTCATCTACGTGCTGGTGGCCGCCGCCGCGATCGGCGCGTTGCCCTTCACCCGCTTCGCCGACAGCCCCGAGCCGCTGGCGCTGATCCTGCGCGAAATGGGGCAAGGCGGGGTCGCGCGCATCGTCGCCATCGCCGCCGTGATCGCGCTGCCGACGGTGTTGCTGGGCTTCCTGTTCGGCCAGAGCCGCATCTTCCTGGTGATGGCGCGCGACGGTTTCCTGCCGGCCGGGCTGGCGCAGGTGTCGAAGCGCGGCACGCCGGCGCGGATCGTGATCTTCACCGCGATCGTGGTGGCGGTGATCGCGGGCGTGCTGCCGATCGACGAGATCGCGGCGCTCGCCAATGCCGGCACCCTGATCGCCTTCGCCGCCGTCGGCCTGTGCCTGATCGTGATGCGCCGCCGCGCGCCCGAACTGCCCCGCCCGTTCCGTGCGCCGCTGGGCGTACTGGTCGGCATCGGCGCCATCGCCGGCTGCGCCTATCTGTTCCTCAGCCTGCCGACCAAGACGTTGCTGTGGTGCCTCGCTTGGAATGCGATCGGGCTGATCGTCTATCTCGCCTATGGCCGCCACCGCAGCCTGCTGGCGCGCCGGGCCTAG
- a CDS encoding glycosyltransferase family 4 protein: protein MADKGAPAPRRYIAAHNRDRDFYQLAVALAEKDALFRLITDYHIDEGSLAYRALLRRVIRNRATSPLDRTLIDNDWAAVAWQMAATRLFPADYDWGNRCDKILAAHVRRLARRNPSVGLFLYHNLAFEAFTDPALADRAKALFVFHPHSRYNHAILKADYDLYGIGAYSLTEEAPVSERMDRLDTEIALADHVLCASSFTARSIAASNVNHRPVTVVPYGAVPGRSAYRPREGDAGPVRFLFVGQAVQRKGIHHLLKVWRGLPTAGIELTLVCSNDRENILHDLPPNVIVKSHLPIDALIREFQTAHCFLLPALVEGFGLVLLEALQAGCYTIFSDATGLADCAVPDYAGQEVAAGDLDGLAAAIEQAVDRVATGRVDHRAIADFADTLSADAFRRGIQAVLETL, encoded by the coding sequence ATGGCCGACAAGGGGGCGCCGGCCCCGCGCCGCTATATCGCCGCGCACAATCGCGATCGGGATTTCTACCAGCTCGCCGTCGCCCTGGCCGAGAAGGACGCGCTGTTCCGCCTGATCACCGATTACCATATCGACGAAGGGTCGTTGGCCTATCGCGCGCTGCTGCGCCGGGTGATCCGCAACCGCGCCACCTCCCCCCTCGACCGGACGCTGATCGACAATGACTGGGCGGCGGTGGCGTGGCAGATGGCGGCGACACGGCTGTTTCCCGCCGACTATGATTGGGGCAATCGCTGCGACAAGATCCTCGCCGCCCACGTCCGCCGGTTGGCGCGGCGCAATCCGAGCGTCGGCCTGTTCCTCTACCACAATCTCGCCTTCGAGGCGTTCACCGATCCGGCGCTGGCCGATCGCGCCAAGGCGCTGTTCGTCTTCCACCCCCATTCGCGCTACAACCATGCCATCCTGAAGGCGGACTACGACCTCTACGGCATCGGCGCTTACTCGCTGACCGAGGAAGCCCCCGTCAGCGAGCGGATGGACCGGCTGGATACCGAGATCGCCCTCGCCGATCATGTCCTGTGCGCCAGTTCCTTCACCGCCCGCTCGATCGCCGCGTCGAACGTGAACCACCGCCCCGTCACGGTCGTGCCCTACGGCGCGGTGCCGGGCCGCTCGGCCTATCGCCCCCGCGAAGGCGACGCCGGCCCGGTGCGCTTCCTGTTCGTGGGGCAGGCGGTGCAGCGCAAGGGCATCCACCATCTGCTCAAGGTGTGGCGCGGCCTGCCGACAGCCGGGATCGAACTCACCCTCGTCTGCTCCAACGATCGCGAGAATATCCTTCACGATCTGCCGCCCAACGTGATCGTGAAAAGCCATTTGCCAATCGACGCACTGATCCGCGAATTCCAGACCGCGCACTGCTTCCTGCTGCCCGCGCTGGTCGAGGGGTTCGGGCTTGTGCTGCTGGAGGCGTTGCAGGCCGGCTGCTACACCATCTTCAGCGACGCCACCGGCCTCGCCGACTGCGCGGTGCCCGATTACGCGGGGCAGGAGGTGGCGGCCGGCGATCTCGACGGGCTGGCGGCGGCGATCGAGCAGGCCGTCGATCGCGTCGCCACCGGCCGCGTCGATCATCGCGCCATCGCCGATTTCGCCGACACATTATCGGCCGACGCCTTCCGGCGCGGCATTCAAGCGGTGCTGGAAACGCTATAG
- a CDS encoding acyltransferase family protein: protein MTTDTVARRPVLHGLTGLRFVAALLVLLFHYGAGFADKAGLPWPVVTLLHNGYLGVSLFFMLSGFIITYTYDGRIGSRRAFRDYAVARFARLYPVYLLALLMALPFAMAKLTAGQAIAVMAMLQSWTLPASGLGLSWVMQAWTLSVELFFYLAAPLLLILVRPLQSRGLLALAAVLAVAIAMLWVPSIPPGTKELPFAWQAWVPIPLLRLIEFAFGMILCKLFIRHPGAAARLAAPAIVAANILIILALVMTTQDRAVTGAAMVLGGLLMVQLAARDTFASRLLSTKPMLLLGASSYALYLIQWPVREWLRLLPSAGLAQLLNPFVAIGLSILIFLYWEEPARRWLRDRLTGGRGARVGRPATQPDIGC from the coding sequence ATGACGACGGACACTGTGGCACGCAGGCCGGTGCTGCATGGGCTGACGGGGCTGCGCTTCGTCGCCGCTCTGCTGGTTCTGCTCTTCCATTATGGCGCGGGTTTTGCGGACAAGGCGGGGCTGCCCTGGCCGGTCGTCACTTTGCTCCACAACGGCTATCTCGGCGTCAGCTTGTTCTTCATGCTGTCGGGCTTCATCATCACCTACACCTATGACGGACGGATCGGGTCGCGCCGGGCCTTCCGCGACTATGCTGTCGCCCGTTTCGCACGTCTGTATCCGGTCTATCTGCTGGCGTTGCTGATGGCGTTGCCCTTCGCGATGGCGAAGCTGACCGCCGGTCAGGCGATCGCGGTTATGGCCATGCTGCAATCCTGGACATTGCCGGCCTCGGGTCTTGGGCTGAGCTGGGTAATGCAGGCTTGGACGCTCTCGGTCGAGCTGTTCTTCTACCTCGCGGCACCGCTTCTGCTGATCCTCGTGCGACCCTTGCAATCGCGTGGGTTGCTGGCGCTGGCGGCAGTGCTTGCCGTGGCGATCGCCATGCTATGGGTGCCGAGCATCCCACCGGGAACGAAGGAATTGCCTTTCGCGTGGCAGGCGTGGGTTCCCATCCCCCTACTCCGGCTGATCGAATTCGCCTTCGGCATGATATTGTGCAAGCTCTTCATCCGCCATCCCGGTGCTGCCGCGCGTCTTGCCGCGCCGGCGATCGTCGCCGCGAATATTCTGATCATCCTCGCCCTCGTGATGACGACGCAGGATCGGGCCGTGACCGGCGCCGCGATGGTGCTGGGCGGGCTGCTGATGGTGCAGCTCGCCGCGCGAGACACCTTCGCTTCCAGGCTACTCTCCACGAAGCCGATGCTGCTGCTGGGGGCTTCCTCCTATGCGCTCTACCTGATCCAGTGGCCGGTGCGCGAATGGCTGCGGCTGCTGCCGTCGGCGGGGCTGGCGCAATTGCTCAATCCGTTCGTGGCGATCGGCCTGTCGATCCTGATCTTTCTTTATTGGGAGGAGCCGGCGCGGCGCTGGCTGCGCGATCGGCTGACCGGTGGGCGCGGCGCGCGGGTCGGCCGCCCCGCCACCCAGCCCGATATCGGCTGCTGA